The Pigmentiphaga aceris DNA segment CCGGCGCGCAGCCTGCACCATGTGTTCTGTCGCGGCAGCACGTGCAGCGACCGGATCGCCTTCCTCGATGGCTTGCAGGATGGCGTGATGTTCGATACGGACTTGCTGGGCGAAACCCTCGTTGCGCTCTTCGTTGGCGCGCGTGACGCGCACCGCGTCGCGCAGGTACTGACCCAGGAAATCCAGCAGCAAGGTGAACTGCGGGTTGTCGGACGCGTGAGCAATGCTGCGGTGAAACGCCACGTCTTCCGCCACGCCGTCGCCGCCAGCGGCTTCAGCCGCATCGATGGCGGCCAGCGCAGCACGAATGGCGCGAATGTCGGGACGACGCGCACGCAACGCAGCCAGCGCGGCAATTTCGCCTTCCAGCGCGCGGCGCACTTCCACCACCTGCACAACCGAGTCCAGGCTTTGCAGCACTGCCGGGTCGAACGCCAGCGGTCGCGTGGGTTGTGCAAGTGCCACAAACACGCCCGCACCTTGTCGAGACACCAGCAAACCGCGCGATTTCAGCTGACTGACCGCCTCGCGCACGACCGTGCGCGATACGCCGTGAATGCTGACCAGCTCGGGCTCGGTGGGCAGACGTTGTCCAGGCGTGAACACGCCCGACTCGATCTGCTGCGTGAGCATTGCGGCCAGTCGATCCGACAGACGTTCAGGGGCTAAACGCAACAAAGCGGTGGGTTCCGTCAATTGATCTGCTGATATTGTCATACGGTCATAGTATGAATTTGGTGCGCACTATACGCCTGGGAATTTCCCCTAGCAAATCCCGTGAAGTGGCGCAGTGAAAGGCTTTGATGCTGCTTCCCAGGGGGAATGCTTGCGTTTTCACACAAGTGTGAGCATCTGGCTCACGTAGCATGGAAAACCCTGACCAGCCCCCAATCCCATGCCAAACAGCCCAGGTTTCAGCACGGTATTTCTCCGTCAGCCCACGCGTGAAAGCGCCGCTTGCCGCGCACCGGAATCCACATGAACTGGCGCGCCACGGCTGTTGCGCTGTTGTGGTTTGCGCTTTTGGGTCCGTTGCTGATTGGCATCCTTGCGGCATCGGGCATGGCGCTCAAGGTCGTGGAGCTGGGTCCTTCTCTACACAGCGATTCCCCGCTGCTGTATGTCGCCACGGCATATGCCTACATGGTGTTCGCACCGATCTTTCTGGCGGCAGGACTGATCTTCGTTGTGGGGCGCAAGCTATCTGCACCCAGGTTCGCCACCCAGATGGGCGCGATAGGAGTAGGCGCAGTTGCCGGTGCGGTGGCAATGGTGGCGGCCTTGGCATTCATCAATGCCATCAATCTGGTGGCCGTCGCGGCAGCCGTTTGTCTTGGTGCAATCGTCGGTGCCTTGTGTGGCGGCCTGACCCATTGGAGCGTGACCCGGACGCGTACACGCCTGGCTTCGCACGACGTTTGATGTGCCTGAATTCGATGCGCCCGAGTTCGATACGCCTGAACACCGCCCTCGCCTGACCCTTCACAGGAGCTGAATCGATGTCCACGAGTACCCACGCCGCGCTGGTACACCTGATGAACGCCTTTGCCGCCAGACACTGGCGCGATGACGGGCTGACAGAGGCACGCGCCACCCTGCGTGTGGACGGCGACACTTTGTCCTGCACCGTGGGCGAAGACACGTTTGTTGGC contains these protein-coding regions:
- a CDS encoding FadR/GntR family transcriptional regulator, yielding MTEPTALLRLAPERLSDRLAAMLTQQIESGVFTPGQRLPTEPELVSIHGVSRTVVREAVSQLKSRGLLVSRQGAGVFVALAQPTRPLAFDPAVLQSLDSVVQVVEVRRALEGEIAALAALRARRPDIRAIRAALAAIDAAEAAGGDGVAEDVAFHRSIAHASDNPQFTLLLDFLGQYLRDAVRVTRANEERNEGFAQQVRIEHHAILQAIEEGDPVAARAAATEHMVQAARRLVEGGVVPAPAAARHTATPRAARKTTSIKGKKQ